Proteins from a genomic interval of Zingiber officinale cultivar Zhangliang chromosome 2A, Zo_v1.1, whole genome shotgun sequence:
- the LOC122043443 gene encoding F-box/kelch-repeat protein At1g30090-like translates to MRRVRVSSHLSPVHKLGDSQMKLTPKFRLAVTPSPLPFFPALATSKVSEEAAAESLPLIPGLPDDVALNCLLRLPVASHVSCRLVCRRWHRLLANKECFFSQRKALGFSDPWLFTLAFHRCTGKIQWQVLDLTHLSWHTIPAMPCRDRVCPRGFGCIAIPPDGTLLVCGGLVSDMDCPLHLVLKYEIHRNRWTVMSRMLTARSFFAGGVIDGRVYVAGGYSTDQFELDSAEALDPVNGNWCPIARMGMNMASYDSAVFDGRLHVIEGCVWPFVSFPRGQVYDPKINIWETMPPGMREGWTGSSVVISGHLFVICELERMRLKVYDPESDSWDTVDGASMPDRIHKPLSVTSIGSKIVVVGRELHVAIGQVDDEGFYSTDGRTKKHKFAVRWREVDALLEFSDLTPSSAQVLYA, encoded by the coding sequence ATGcgtagggttagggtttcatcCCACCTGTCTCCTGTGCACAAGCTTGGGGATTCCCAAATGAAGTTGACTCCTAAGTTTAGATTGGCCGTGACCCCCTCACCTTTGCCCTTTTTTCCGGCTCTGGCAACATCGAAAGTGTCCGAAGAGGCTGCCGCGGAGTCACTTCCCCTAATCCCTGGCCTTCCTGATGATGTCGCCTTGAATTGCCTCCTCAGGCTCCCCGTGGCCTCCCATGTGTCGTGTCGTCTTGTCTGCCGGCGGTGGCACCGGCTGCTTGCCAACAAAGAGTGCTTCTTTAGCCAGAGGAAGGCTCTAGGGTTCAGTGACCCCTGGCTCTTCACCTTGGCCTTCCACAGGTGCACTGGGAAGATCCAATGGCAGGTCTTGGACCTCACTCACTTGTCTTGGCACACAATTCCGGCCATGCCGTGCCGGGATCGCGTTTGTCCTCGCGGGTTCGGGTGCATTGCCATACCACCGGACGGCACGCTCCTTGTCTGCGGGGGACTGGTCTCGGACATGGATTGTCCCCTCCACTTGGTGTTGAAGTATGAGATTCATCGAAACCGGTGGACAGTAATGAGTCGGATGCTCACTGCGAGATCGTTCTTCGCGGGAGGAGTGATTGATGGACGGGTCTATGTCGCCGGAGGGTATAGCACGGACCAGTTCGAGCTGGACTCGGCCGAGGCACTCGACCCCGTCAACGGGAATTGGTGTCCCATTGCAAGAATGGGCATGAACATGGCCTCCTATGATTCTGCCGTGTTCGACGGCAGGCTGCATGTGATTGAAGGTTGTGTATGGCCATTTGTGTCGTTCCCTCGAGGGCAGGTCTATGATCCAAAAATCAACATTTGGGAGACGATGCCCCCCGGAATGCGAGAAGGGTGGACGGGTTCCAGTGTTGTCATTTCCGGGCATCTGTTTGTGATCTGTGAGCTCGAGAGGATGAGATTGAAGGTTTACGACCCCGAGTCAGACTCTTGGGACACTGTCGACGGAGCTTCCATGCCCGACCGAATTCACAAGCCGCTGTCGGTAACCTCCATTGGTTCAAAGATTGTGGTGGTTGGTCGAGAGCTTCATGTGGCTATAGGCCAAGTGGACGATGAGGGTTTCTATAGCACCGACGGaagaacaaagaagcacaagttTGCTGTTCGGTGGCGAGAAGTGGATGCGCTGCTGGAGTTTAGCGACTTGACACCATCCAGTGCTCAGGTTCTGTATGCTTGa
- the LOC122043442 gene encoding ubiquitin carboxyl-terminal hydrolase 25-like isoform X2, whose translation MALQMTWHARFRKGGAAPLGLKNLGNSCYLNSVLQCLIYTPPLAQFCLSFRHSSLCKSVFANREECPFCILERQISRSLTLDGANTTEAPSKILKCLSLFAEHFRCGRQEDAHEFLRYVIDACHNACIKIHKQSGGGGAIGGVVNVDSKVDERSVPSTVMKEIFGGALLSQVKCLACKGDSNKVDEIMDICLDIFQSNSLKDALARFFQPEVLDGNNKYSCSNCKKLSVAKKQMFILRAPNVLVIQLKRFEGVHGGKINRNIDFDELLGLSKFMSNTSQDPEPEYGLFGCIVHSGFSPESGHYYAYIKDASGRWFCCNDAHISRSSSQEVLSEKVYMLFYIRTNCSPKTNKSALSCNGFKPSIVNGSSVESQKTAETLKPMIANTNGASSTNNGSALLKNSEAISSPQFKPINLKNLETKRTLPNDNGYFNIQKKRAIGEDTTTHAFNVDVSSDIVRQQNKHAPLWPNGNGCSHPSDRHLNTEDTESAAAIRKGSSYSRSPKLMIDKHHKVYSEVHNMKSRENPDTSSNGSTALPRENSSSKNQLSCEKRHSREIEKFKELLSGEASSELHSCGWVDKVQDFMRAKKRQCMQAADTSYDKSLIRKQLISDAKKTFILQIPESLKERLIERLRSFSQETRLLDP comes from the exons ATGGCTCTGCAGATGACATGGCACGCGCGCTTCCGAAAGGGGGGCGCCGCCCCTCTCGGTCTCAAAAACCTCGGCAACTCCTGCTACCTTAATAGCGTTCTCCAGTGCCTCATCTACACGCCTCCCCTCGCCCAGTTCTGCCTCTCCTTCCGCCATTCCTCACTCT GCAAGTCGGTGTTCGCGAATCGGGAGGAGTGCCCATTCTGCATACTCGAGCGGCAGATCTCTCGATCCCTCACTCTTGACGGAGCGAATACCACCGAAGCGCCATCCAAGATTCTGAAGTGCCTATCCCTCTTCGCGGAGCATTTCCGCTGCGGGCGTCAGGAAGACGCTCACGAATTCCTTCGCTATGTGATCGACGCATGCCATAATGCCTGCATCAAGATCCACAAGCAAAGTGGAGGTGGTGGAGCCATTGGAGGGGTCGTTAATGTAGATTCTAAGGTGGATGAGCGCTCTGTGCCCAGCACGGTGATGAAGGAGATTTTTGGAGGGGCGTTGCTGAGTCAGGTGAAGTGCCTCGCTTGCAAGGGGGATTCGAACAAAGTGGACGAGATTATGGACATCTGTCTCGATATTTTCCAGAGCAATTCCCTGAAGGATGCCCTAGCTCGATTCTTTCAGCCTGAAGTATTGGATGGCAACAATAAATACAGCTGCAGCAA TTGTAAAAAACTATCAGTAGCCAAGAAACAGATGTTTATACTTCGAGCACCAAATGTTCTAGTCATCCAACTTAAG AGATTTGAAGGCGTACATGGTGGGAAGATTAATCGAAACATTGATTTTGATGAGCTTCTTGGGCTTTCAAAGTTCATGTCCAATACAAGTCAG GATCCGGAGCCAGAGTATGGTCTTTTTGGATGTATAGTACACTCAGGTTTCTCACCAGAATCGGGACATTATTATGCTTACATTAAG GATGCTTCTGGTCGATGGTTCTGTTGTAATGATGCCCATATTTCACGTTCAAGCTCACAAGAAGTTTTATCTGAGAAGGTTTACATGCTTTTTTATATACGCACTAATTGTTCCCCAAAGACAAACAAATCTGCTTTGTCTTGCAATGGATTCAAACCTTCTATTGTAAATGGTAGCAGTGTTGAAAGCCAAAAGACTGCAGAAACTTTAAAACCAATGATTGCTAATACCAACGGGGCATCTTCTACGAATAATGGTTCTGCATTGCTGAAGAACAGTGAAGCTATTTCATCTCCACAATTTAAACCCATTAATCTGAAGAACCTTGAGACAAAAAGGACTTTGCCAAATGATAATGGGTACTTTAATATTCAGAAAAAAAGAGCTATTGGGGAAGACACAACAACACATGCAT TTAATGTGGACGTATCTTCTGATATAGTCAGGCAACAAAATAAGCATGCGCCTCTTTGGCCAAATGGAAATGGGTGCTCTCATCCATCAGATAGACACCTAAACACAGAGGACACTGAGTCTGCAGCAGCTATAAGAAAAGGTTCTAGTTATTCCAGGTCACCTAAACTGATGATTGATAAGCATCATAAAGTTTATTCAGAAGTACACAATATGAAAAGCAGAGAAAATCCAGATACGAGCTCTAATGGTTCCACTGCTTTGCCAAGGGAAAATAGCTCAAGCAAGAATCAGTTGTCATGTGAGAAAAGGCATTCTCGAGaaattgaaaagttcaaagaact GCTCTCTGGAGAAGCCTCTTCCGAATTGCACTCTTGTGGATGGGTAGATAAAGTTCAAGACTTTATGCGAGCTAAAAAAAGACAGTGCATGCAAGCCGCAGACACGTCTTATGATAAGAGTTTGATAAG GAAACAATTGATAAGTGATGCAAAGAAGACTTTCATATTGCAAATTCCCGAATCACTAAAGGAGCGCCTCATCGAACGCCTCAGATCTTTTAGTCAAGAAACACGTCTTTTGGATCCTTGA
- the LOC122043444 gene encoding uncharacterized protein LOC122043444: MATKGSRGDAEDDDVTVLSAEEACEALASVGSVKRRKLASSSDVSDAGGLAADEGAHKVALCRQPGKSPFSRCGLGRHRDGDCDVGIEEEVGGGSAPVITEDGNVPDLACPCESGKCLVLTSNTAKNPGRKFYSCPLAPNNGGCYFFKWCDQPNPGLAPSQKVSNKYSTPVFKGKSCDLFKWLCDRAAQHSLTVIDQETSKELSKNSSTRQCNERDNSRCYRCGEEGHWHRDCPNRLPSSSDSSENTTGKPPASTSSNSCFRCGEDGHWARDCPKKLSSSSTDASVGTGKKSSGSNKCFKCCKLGHWARECPNLQKG; the protein is encoded by the exons ATGGCGACGAAAGGTAGCAGAGGAGACGCCGAAGACGACGATGTCACCGTCCTTTCGGCGGAGGAGGCTTGTGAGGCCCTGGCCTCCGTTGGGAGCGTCAAGCGCCGGAAACTTGCCTCTTCCTCCGACGTTTCTGACGCTGGCGGCCTGGCCGCCGATGAGGGAGCACACAAGGTCGCGCTTTGCCGCCAGCCCGGTAAAAGTCCTTTCTCCAGGTGCGGCCTGGGAAGACACCGGGACGGTGATTGCGATGTCGGAATCGAAGAGGAGGTGGGAGGAGGATCGGCTCCAGTGATCACAGAGGACGGCAACGTGCCGGACTTGGCGTGCCCTTGTGAATCCGGGAAATGTTTGGTTCTCACTTCGAACACGGCTAAGAACCCTGGCCGGAAGTTCTATTCTTGTCCTCTAGCACCG AATAATGGTGGCTGCTACTTCTTCAAGTGGTGCGATCAACCAAACCCGGGACTAGCCCCTTCTCAAAAGGTCTCGAACAAGTATTCTACACCAGTATTTAAG GGAAAGAGTTGTGATCTCTTCAAATGGCTCTGTGATCGGGCAGCTCAACATTCACTTACTGTTATAGATCAAGAGACTAGCAAGGAGCTTAGCAAGAACTCGAGCACCCGACAGTGTAACGAGAGAGACAACTCACGTTGCTATAGGTGTGGAGAGGAAGGTCACTGGCACCGGGATTGCCCCAACCGCTTGCCATCTTCATCTGATTCCTCTGAAAACACAACTGGAAAGCCTCCTGCTTCCACTTCCTCAAATTCGTGCTTCAGATGCGGAGAAGACGGCCACTGGGCCAGGGATTGCCCTAAGAAGCTGTCTTCCTCATCGACTGATGCCTCTGTTGGAACAGGAAAGAAGTCTTCTGGCTCGAACAAGTGCTTCAAGTGCTGCAAGCTTGGCCATTGGGCTCGAGAATGCCCCAACTTACAAAAAGGATAA
- the LOC122043445 gene encoding outer envelope protein 39, chloroplastic-like: protein MGAQKSIQAGKAKIDFNVDLTQKLCGAILLPHIRYSRNLLSQVIARFSLKHPNLFGRNEKLDILWDKGLGDSNILIAFRRPKPDWFCPQSFTFQHSVGPEIAVHGLPVDLFSRSGSGGVNLCRFSAGVDFNEPSTSHWSSTTSIKFEHVRPLNNEGRSINMDLDGFPITSSGRSYDNMVVLKQESQYAVANDNNFTRLNFQMEQGLPLLSKWLIFNRFKFVASKGFKLGPTFLVTSLTGGSIVGDMAPYQAFAIGGIDSVRGYGEGAVGSGRSCLVANGEFTIPMTKELEGAVFMDFGTDLGSACHVPGNPSLRQGKPGSGLGLGYGIRFNSHFGQFRVDYAVNAFQQKTAYFGINNVGS from the exons ATGGGCGCGCAGAAGAGCATTCAGGCCGGTAAAG CTAAGATTGATTTCAATGTGGATCTCACCCAGAAGCTTTGTGGAGCCATCTTGTTGCCACACATAAG gTATTCTAGAAACCTACTTTCACAGGTTATCGCAAG GTTTTCATTGAAGCACCCGAACCTCTTCGGAAGAAATGAAAAGTTGGATATATTGTGGGACAAAGGCCTTGGCGATTCAAATATTCTCATTGCATTCAGGCGCCCAAAGCCTGATTGGTTTTGTCCGCAGTCATTTACCTTTCAG CATTCAGTGGGTCCCGAGATTGCAGTTCATGGGTTGCCTGTTGATCTTTTCTCTCGTTCAGGGAGTGGTGGTGTCAATCTTTGCCGCTTCTCAGCAGGTGTTGATTTCAATGAGCCTTCTACTTCCCATTGGAGCAGCACCACAAGCATCAAATTTGAG CATGTTCGTCCTCTCAATAATGAGGGTCGCTCCATAAACATGGATCTTGATGGTTTTCCCATAACTTCCAG TGGCAGGTCTTACGATAATATGGTAGTTTTGAAGCAAGAATCACAGTATGCAGTTGCTAACGACAATAATTTTACAAGA TTAAATTTTCAAATGGAACAAGGACTGCCTCTTTTGTCCAAATGGCTCATTTTCAATCGATTCAAGTTTGTTGCATCCAAAGGATTTAAATTGGGGCCTACTTTTTTGGTCACAAG TCTGACAGGTGGTTCCATTGTAGGGGACATGGCACCATATCAAGCATTTGCTATTGGTGGCATTGATAGTGTCCGAGGTTACGGTGAGGGTGCAGTTGGCTCAGGAAGGTCGTGTCTGGTTGCTAATGGTGAATTTACAATTCCTATG ACCAAGGAATTGGAAGGTGCCGTCTTCATGGATTTTGGAACTGACTTGGGGTCTGCTTGTCATGTCCCAG GTAATCCTTCACTACGACAAGGAAAACCTGGTTCTGGACTGGGTCTTGGCTATGGCATCCGCTTCAACTCACACTTTGGCCAATTTCGAGTCGATTATGCTGTCAATGCCTTTCAACAGAAGACCGCCTATTTTGGCATCAACAATGTCGGATCCTGA
- the LOC122043442 gene encoding ubiquitin carboxyl-terminal hydrolase 25-like isoform X1, translated as MALQMTWHARFRKGGAAPLGLKNLGNSCYLNSVLQCLIYTPPLAQFCLSFRHSSLCKSVFANREECPFCILERQISRSLTLDGANTTEAPSKILKCLSLFAEHFRCGRQEDAHEFLRYVIDACHNACIKIHKQSGGGGAIGGVVNVDSKVDERSVPSTVMKEIFGGALLSQVKCLACKGDSNKVDEIMDICLDIFQSNSLKDALARFFQPEVLDGNNKYSCSNCKKLSVAKKQMFILRAPNVLVIQLKRFEGVHGGKINRNIDFDELLGLSKFMSNTSQDPEPEYGLFGCIVHSGFSPESGHYYAYIKDASGRWFCCNDAHISRSSSQEVLSEKVYMLFYIRTNCSPKTNKSALSCNGFKPSIVNGSSVESQKTAETLKPMIANTNGASSTNNGSALLKNSEAISSPQFKPINLKNLETKRTLPNDNGYFNIQKKRAIGEDTTTHACNSLSENKMLQKFETLTTSNFDAVNVDVSSDIVRQQNKHAPLWPNGNGCSHPSDRHLNTEDTESAAAIRKGSSYSRSPKLMIDKHHKVYSEVHNMKSRENPDTSSNGSTALPRENSSSKNQLSCEKRHSREIEKFKELLSGEASSELHSCGWVDKVQDFMRAKKRQCMQAADTSYDKSLIRKQLISDAKKTFILQIPESLKERLIERLRSFSQETRLLDP; from the exons ATGGCTCTGCAGATGACATGGCACGCGCGCTTCCGAAAGGGGGGCGCCGCCCCTCTCGGTCTCAAAAACCTCGGCAACTCCTGCTACCTTAATAGCGTTCTCCAGTGCCTCATCTACACGCCTCCCCTCGCCCAGTTCTGCCTCTCCTTCCGCCATTCCTCACTCT GCAAGTCGGTGTTCGCGAATCGGGAGGAGTGCCCATTCTGCATACTCGAGCGGCAGATCTCTCGATCCCTCACTCTTGACGGAGCGAATACCACCGAAGCGCCATCCAAGATTCTGAAGTGCCTATCCCTCTTCGCGGAGCATTTCCGCTGCGGGCGTCAGGAAGACGCTCACGAATTCCTTCGCTATGTGATCGACGCATGCCATAATGCCTGCATCAAGATCCACAAGCAAAGTGGAGGTGGTGGAGCCATTGGAGGGGTCGTTAATGTAGATTCTAAGGTGGATGAGCGCTCTGTGCCCAGCACGGTGATGAAGGAGATTTTTGGAGGGGCGTTGCTGAGTCAGGTGAAGTGCCTCGCTTGCAAGGGGGATTCGAACAAAGTGGACGAGATTATGGACATCTGTCTCGATATTTTCCAGAGCAATTCCCTGAAGGATGCCCTAGCTCGATTCTTTCAGCCTGAAGTATTGGATGGCAACAATAAATACAGCTGCAGCAA TTGTAAAAAACTATCAGTAGCCAAGAAACAGATGTTTATACTTCGAGCACCAAATGTTCTAGTCATCCAACTTAAG AGATTTGAAGGCGTACATGGTGGGAAGATTAATCGAAACATTGATTTTGATGAGCTTCTTGGGCTTTCAAAGTTCATGTCCAATACAAGTCAG GATCCGGAGCCAGAGTATGGTCTTTTTGGATGTATAGTACACTCAGGTTTCTCACCAGAATCGGGACATTATTATGCTTACATTAAG GATGCTTCTGGTCGATGGTTCTGTTGTAATGATGCCCATATTTCACGTTCAAGCTCACAAGAAGTTTTATCTGAGAAGGTTTACATGCTTTTTTATATACGCACTAATTGTTCCCCAAAGACAAACAAATCTGCTTTGTCTTGCAATGGATTCAAACCTTCTATTGTAAATGGTAGCAGTGTTGAAAGCCAAAAGACTGCAGAAACTTTAAAACCAATGATTGCTAATACCAACGGGGCATCTTCTACGAATAATGGTTCTGCATTGCTGAAGAACAGTGAAGCTATTTCATCTCCACAATTTAAACCCATTAATCTGAAGAACCTTGAGACAAAAAGGACTTTGCCAAATGATAATGGGTACTTTAATATTCAGAAAAAAAGAGCTATTGGGGAAGACACAACAACACATGCATGTAATTCCCTTAGTGAAAATAAGATGTTACAAAAATTTGAGACATTGACAACTTCTAATTTCGATGCAGTTAATGTGGACGTATCTTCTGATATAGTCAGGCAACAAAATAAGCATGCGCCTCTTTGGCCAAATGGAAATGGGTGCTCTCATCCATCAGATAGACACCTAAACACAGAGGACACTGAGTCTGCAGCAGCTATAAGAAAAGGTTCTAGTTATTCCAGGTCACCTAAACTGATGATTGATAAGCATCATAAAGTTTATTCAGAAGTACACAATATGAAAAGCAGAGAAAATCCAGATACGAGCTCTAATGGTTCCACTGCTTTGCCAAGGGAAAATAGCTCAAGCAAGAATCAGTTGTCATGTGAGAAAAGGCATTCTCGAGaaattgaaaagttcaaagaact GCTCTCTGGAGAAGCCTCTTCCGAATTGCACTCTTGTGGATGGGTAGATAAAGTTCAAGACTTTATGCGAGCTAAAAAAAGACAGTGCATGCAAGCCGCAGACACGTCTTATGATAAGAGTTTGATAAG GAAACAATTGATAAGTGATGCAAAGAAGACTTTCATATTGCAAATTCCCGAATCACTAAAGGAGCGCCTCATCGAACGCCTCAGATCTTTTAGTCAAGAAACACGTCTTTTGGATCCTTGA